TTTTCTTTTTTAGTTGTTTTTACTCAACATTTTTCAGATACACTCAACACGGATTTAAATAGAGGAAAATAGATTATAGAGAGAATAGTATTAACATATAGGTAAATCGTTGAAAGGAGCTCTCGCTTATGAAGCTTGTGGTGGCGGTGGTTCAGGATAAAGATAGCAATCGACTATCTGACGCACTTGTGAAGAGTAATTTTCGTGCTACAAAATTAGCAAGTACAGGTGGATTTCTCAAGTCTGGAAACACGACTTTCATGATTGGTGTCGAGGATCAGCATGTCAAGCGTGTGCTTGATATCATCAAGGAAAATTGTCAGAGCAGGGATCAGCTTGTAGCACCTGTCTCTCCTATGGGTGGTAATGCGGATTCTTATGTACCTTATCCTGTTGAAGTAGAAGTCGGTGGGGCTACAGTATTCGTCCTCCCTATTGAACAGTTCATGCAATATTAGGAGGCATCAGTTATGAAAGTAGGACAAGAGCTTCGTACGACTGTGGAACAACGCCTCCAGGATGGTGTTAAGCCCCACGTCAAGTCAGGGAAATTCGAATCAGTGGTACAGGCCCAACAGCAGAAACTCCAAAGTGAACAATTGACACAATTACTAAGTAAAATAGATCGACAGGGTCAACGATTGTTGAAATCACAAACATTAAGTGATCTTCGAGAGTATAAACAGCTTGTGAAAAGATTTGTGAAAGAAACGGTTGAATTCGGCATGAATCTGAAAAAATCGAGAAGCTGGAATGGACACGGTAATTTAGAAACGATGCATTTAATAGAACAAATCGATGAAGAGTTGATGACACTTACAGATGAGCTCGTTTCCCGTGAAGGCAAATCAATTTATATCCTAAGCCGGATTGGTGAAATCAAAGGTTTGCTCGTGAATTTGTATACGTAGAAAAGAGTCGATTGTAATGGAATGGAATGCACTCGCATTAAGACAACCTTATGTCGTAAAACTACTGACCAACAGCATAAAAAAAGAACGGCTTGCACATGCTTATCTGTTCAAAGGTAATAAAGGAACGGGGAAAAAGAAAATTTCG
This genomic window from Alkalihalobacillus sp. TS-13 contains:
- a CDS encoding YaaR family protein, translating into MKVGQELRTTVEQRLQDGVKPHVKSGKFESVVQAQQQKLQSEQLTQLLSKIDRQGQRLLKSQTLSDLREYKQLVKRFVKETVEFGMNLKKSRSWNGHGNLETMHLIEQIDEELMTLTDELVSREGKSIYILSRIGEIKGLLVNLYT
- a CDS encoding cyclic-di-AMP receptor is translated as MKLVVAVVQDKDSNRLSDALVKSNFRATKLASTGGFLKSGNTTFMIGVEDQHVKRVLDIIKENCQSRDQLVAPVSPMGGNADSYVPYPVEVEVGGATVFVLPIEQFMQY